One genomic region from Phragmites australis chromosome 1, lpPhrAust1.1, whole genome shotgun sequence encodes:
- the LOC133914918 gene encoding protein ALTERED PHOSPHATE STARVATION RESPONSE 1-like, producing MGCSHSKVENEEPVRRCKDRRQLMKQLVRRRPELAAAHNAYLHALRNTGATLRQFAEVESALSQQPPVGLAAPPLPPPPPPPPPPEPSVTSSMPPSPQPPPPLPFSPITTRKMERRVDELPPPPLAFSPIITIRKIEKRNDELHGDDSMDEDDDDTDSCSTPLPPPPPPGVAWEYLDPYNVRPFNFPSPFADRSDKEVASQVTLEDDAWVEINTEFDGDEDESLLGNSDAIMSRVELNPAKSRALGDDNTSMVSWMTKDSDSSVVVLRSNKSLVGIVKEIDEYFLKAAASGNDVVILLESAGGRPDPLDLEAKKGAGKISKSAKVFSTLSWSWSFKSQQANSESSILNSSDASGYGYHSKTLEKLYDEEQKLYKLVKDEELARLQYKKYTLLLQKLESGEHDKLHAERVRDTIEELQTRIISFEEAVNLMCLSISKLRDEELYPQIIELSAGLVYMWRNMYECHQVQNHIAQQASLLGNRPGSEPTTNSHCHATSQLEVEVSGWHSSFCNLITLQREYISVLNQWIKLTDCLPDSDGFMKSSSGIRRLSEELQRALERLPEKVAAEAIKTFMSVIHSIVLQQTEERQLKKKSDNMESKFQTQLEKHSENAMQNSAQPPHKNHYSVSKNEMKLNTFRKQVQEEKARYLNSVRTSRAMTLNNLQTSLPNVFHALMGFSGVCVQAFEGISRCNEVAGSHLGAVSPAICS from the exons ATGGGTTGCTCGCACTCCAAAGTGGAGAATGAGGAGCCCGTGAGGAGGTGCAAGGATAGGAGGCAGCTCATGAAGCAGCTTGTGCGCCGACGTCCTGAGCTTGCAGCTGCGCACAATGCATACCTGCACGCCCTCCGCAACACAGGAGCTACTCTCCGACAATTTGCAGAGGTAGAGTCTGCACTGTCACAGCAGCCTCCTGTAGGCCTTGCGGCGCCTCCCTtgcctccacctccgccgccgccacctcctcctgaacCATCGGTGACATCCTCAATGCCACCCTCGCCACAGCCCCCGCCACCTCTGCCTTTCAGTCCAATAACCACAAGAAAGATGGAGAGGAGGGTTGATGAGCTCCCTCCACCACCTCTGGCTTTTAGTCCAATAATAACGATAAGAAAGATCGAGAAGAGGAATGATGAGCTCCATGGGGATGATTCTATGgacgaggatgatgatgacacGGACAGCTGCTCAACTCCTCTACCACCACCCCCGCCACCCGGTGTAGCATGGGAGTACTTGGATCCTTACAATGTGCGCCCCTTCAATTTCCCATCTCCATTTGCTGATAGGAGTGATAAAGAAGTGGCCTCTCAGGTTACCCtagaagatgatgcttgggttgagATAAACACAGAATTTGATGGAGACGAGGATGAAAGTCTTCTTGGCAACTCTGATGCCATTATGAGCAGGGTCGAGTTGAATCCAGCAAAGAGTAGGGCTCTTGGTGACGATAACACATCAATGGTGAGCTGGATGACAAAGGATTCAGACTCTTCGGTGGTGGTTTTGAGGAGTAATAAGTCACTTGTAGGGATTGTTAAGGAGATTGATGAGTACTTCTTGAAAGCAGCAGCAAGTGGGAACGATGTTGTCATTCTTTTGGAGTCTGCTGGTGGGCGGCCAGATCCCTTGGATTTAGAGGCAAAGAAAG GTGCAGGGAAAATTTCCAAATCTGCGAAGGTTTTCTCCACGCTTTCTTGGAGCTGGTCATTCAAGTCTCAGCAGGCTAACAGTGAATCCTCAATTCTGAATTCTAGTGATGCCTCTGGATATGGTTACCATAGCAAAACGCTAGAGAAGCTTTATGATGAGGAGCAAAAACTCTACAAATTAGTCAAG GATGAAGAATTGGCAAGGCTCCAGTATAAAAAATACACTTTATTGCTACAAAAGTTAGAATCAGGGGAGCATGATAAGCTGCATGCAGAGAGAGTTCGGGATACTATTGAGGAGTTGCAAACTCGGATAATCTCGTTTGAGGAAGCTGTGAATTTGATGTGTTTGTCCATATCAAAGCTCCGAGATGAGGAGTTATATCCTCAGATTATTGAATTATCTGCAGG GCTTGTGTATATGTGGAGAAACATGTACGAGTGCCATCAGGTTCAAAACCATATTGCCCAGCAAGCTAGTCTCCTGGGCAACAGACCTGGGAGTGAACCGACAACTAACTCTCATTGCCATGCAACATCTCAGCTGGAAGTTGAAGTCTCTGGATGGCACAGTTCCTTCTGCAATCTCATCACATTGCAGCGTGAGTACATAAGCGTCCTTAATCAATGGATTAAACTCACGGACTGCCTTCCTGATAGTGATGGCTTCATGAAAAGTTCATCTGGAATCCGTAGGCTCTCTGAGGAACTCCAGCGTGCTCTTGAGAGGTTACCTGAGAAG GTAGCAGCAGAAGCAATAAAGACTTTTATGTCAGTCATACACTCTATAGTTCTACAACAGACTGAAGAGCGCCAACTGAAGAAAAAGTCAGATAACATGGAGAGCAAGTTCCAGACCCAGTTAGAGAAACACAGTGAAAATGCAATGCAAAACTCAGCCCAGCCTCCACATAAGAATCACTATTCTGTATCGAAGAATGAAATGAAATTGAACACATTTAGAAAACAAGTTCAGGAGGAGAAGGCCAGATATCTAAACTCTGTGAGGACCAGCCGAGCCATGACGCTGAACAATCTGCAGACGAGCCTTCCGAATGTGTTCCATGCTTTAATGGGTTTCTCAGGAGTGTGTGTGCAGGCATTTGAAGGTATCAGCAGATGCAATGAAGTCGCTGGTAGCCACTTGGGAGCTGTTTCACCTGCCATTTGCTCGTGA